The following coding sequences are from one Thermoflexus hugenholtzii JAD2 window:
- the thiI gene encoding tRNA uracil 4-sulfurtransferase ThiI — protein sequence MESRYAVVHYAEIGLKGRNRGFFEQTLARRIEERLRDVGPALVERLPGRFLVRLPRPIPEALWAERLRTVFGIAYFAPAIPAAKDLHVLTEIVLRHLPSEPVPSFCIRASRADKSFPFTSQEIERHIGAEVQRRTGWRVNLEEPAWVAYIEIATNTALVYFARHRGPGGLPVGVSGKVGLLLSGGIDSPVAGYLMLKRGCEVIPIHFHSGPFGDWVASEAKAAALVRQLQPYGMNPWLYIVPIGEPQRAIVLAAPAPYRLILYRRLMVRVAEALTRREGGRALVTGDSLGQVASQTLESLSVIEDAATMPILRPLIGMDKVEIIERARAIGTYELSIMPGEDCCQFLMPPRVITRPALETVREIEARVRMEELVAQALEQAMRVPASRAAPAPVPDPKGLAP from the coding sequence ATGGAAAGCCGGTATGCCGTGGTGCATTATGCGGAGATCGGCCTGAAAGGCCGCAACCGGGGCTTCTTTGAGCAGACCCTGGCCCGGCGGATCGAGGAGCGGCTCCGGGACGTCGGGCCGGCCCTCGTGGAGCGCCTCCCCGGCCGCTTCCTGGTCCGGCTTCCGCGCCCGATCCCGGAGGCCCTCTGGGCCGAGCGCCTGCGCACGGTCTTCGGCATCGCCTACTTCGCGCCGGCCATCCCCGCTGCGAAGGATCTCCACGTCCTCACGGAGATCGTCCTGCGCCACCTCCCCTCCGAGCCCGTCCCCTCCTTTTGCATTCGGGCCTCCCGGGCGGATAAATCCTTCCCCTTCACCTCCCAGGAGATCGAGCGCCACATCGGCGCGGAGGTCCAGCGCCGCACCGGCTGGCGGGTGAACCTGGAGGAGCCCGCCTGGGTCGCCTACATCGAGATCGCCACCAACACCGCCCTGGTCTACTTCGCCCGCCATCGGGGTCCCGGCGGACTGCCGGTCGGGGTCAGCGGGAAGGTGGGGCTGCTGCTCTCCGGCGGCATCGACTCCCCCGTGGCCGGCTATCTGATGCTCAAGCGGGGTTGCGAGGTGATCCCCATCCACTTCCACAGCGGGCCCTTCGGAGATTGGGTCGCCTCGGAGGCCAAGGCCGCGGCCCTGGTGCGCCAGCTCCAGCCCTACGGGATGAACCCCTGGCTCTACATCGTGCCCATCGGGGAGCCCCAGCGCGCCATCGTCCTGGCCGCCCCCGCCCCCTATCGCCTCATCCTTTACCGCCGCCTGATGGTCCGGGTGGCGGAGGCCCTCACCCGCCGGGAGGGCGGGCGGGCCCTGGTGACCGGCGATTCCCTCGGGCAGGTGGCCTCCCAGACCCTGGAGAGCCTGTCCGTCATCGAGGACGCGGCGACCATGCCCATCCTGCGCCCGCTCATCGGGATGGACAAGGTTGAGATCATCGAGCGGGCGCGGGCCATTGGGACCTATGAGCTCTCGATCATGCCCGGGGAGGATTGCTGCCAGTTCCTGATGCCGCCCCGGGTGATCACCCGACCTGCCCTGGAGACCGTGCGGGAGATCGAAGCGCGGGTGCGGATGGAGGAGCTGGTCGCGCAGGCCCTGGAGCAAGCGATGCGGGTCCCGGCCTCCCGCGCCGCTCCGGCCCCGGTCCCAGACCCGAAGGGCCTGGCCCCATAA
- the pth gene encoding aminoacyl-tRNA hydrolase, with translation MLIVGLGNPGPEYAHNRHNVGFRAVDLFAQAHQMAFRRIQHQALLAEGRLAGQRVILAKPQTFMNLSGRSVRPLVSSYRVPLNRLLVVYDDMDLPLGAIRLRPRGSPGGHNGMKSIVQALGTTEFPRLRIGIGRPPGQMDPADYVLQDFRPDEEEILEGVLHRAVQAMRTFIEEGLEAAMNRFNTQPATRPAGKTGE, from the coding sequence GTGTTGATCGTGGGCCTGGGGAATCCGGGGCCGGAGTATGCCCACAACCGCCACAACGTCGGCTTCCGAGCGGTGGACCTCTTCGCCCAGGCCCATCAAATGGCCTTCCGACGTATCCAGCATCAGGCCCTCCTCGCCGAAGGGCGCCTGGCCGGCCAGCGGGTGATCCTGGCCAAGCCGCAGACGTTCATGAACCTGAGCGGCCGCTCCGTGCGTCCCCTGGTTTCATCCTACCGTGTGCCGCTGAACCGGCTGCTCGTGGTCTACGATGACATGGACCTCCCGCTGGGGGCGATCCGGCTGCGGCCCCGGGGCAGCCCGGGCGGCCATAACGGGATGAAATCCATCGTCCAGGCCCTGGGGACCACCGAGTTCCCGCGCCTGCGCATCGGCATCGGGCGCCCTCCGGGGCAGATGGACCCAGCGGATTACGTCCTCCAGGACTTCCGGCCGGATGAGGAGGAGATCCTGGAGGGGGTGTTACACCGAGCGGTTCAGGCGATGCGAACGTTCATTGAGGAGGGGCTGGAGGCCGCGATGAACCGCTTCAACACCCAGCCGGCGACCCGGCCGGCGGGGAAAACGGGCGAGTAG
- the rsfS gene encoding ribosome silencing factor, whose amino-acid sequence MGTDPEGSSILDPGGGSLNTLDLAHRIVDAILDKKGMDVVLMDIRSRATFADYFIICTGTSERQLKAIVEGIAEATARGYQVDPARVEGDPASGWVLMDYGDIIVHVFAPPQRRYYDLESLWRGAPILVRAQ is encoded by the coding sequence TTGGGAACCGACCCGGAGGGCTCATCGATCCTCGACCCGGGAGGTGGATCCCTGAACACGCTGGATCTGGCGCATCGGATTGTGGACGCCATCCTGGACAAAAAAGGGATGGACGTGGTGTTGATGGACATCCGGTCCCGGGCGACTTTCGCCGATTACTTTATCATCTGTACCGGGACCTCGGAGCGGCAGCTGAAAGCGATTGTGGAGGGGATCGCGGAGGCCACGGCCCGGGGATATCAGGTGGACCCGGCGCGGGTGGAGGGAGATCCCGCCTCCGGGTGGGTGCTGATGGATTACGGGGACATCATCGTCCACGTGTTCGCGCCCCCGCAGCGTCGCTACTACGACCTGGAATCCCTGTGGCGCGGGGCGCCGATCCTGGTGCGGGCCCAGTGA
- a CDS encoding aminotransferase class III-fold pyridoxal phosphate-dependent enzyme: MAEAFLEAGMTAEEIVALCRQYTIYEWSAQGMVDPIPVVRAKGVYFWDARGRRYLDFNSQLMNVNIGHGDERVIRAIQEQAARLPYVNPFMATEPRARLGRMLAEIAPGDLKKVFFTLGGADANENAIKIARLYTGRHKIIARYRSYHGATAGAITLTGDPRRWPAEPGIPGVIHVMDPYRYRCRWCMREERCTLDCLNHVEDVIQFEGPHTIAAVFIETVTGTNGIIIPPDGYLEGLRMLCDRYGILLICDEVMSGFGRTGEWFAVNHWKVVPDLMTVAKGLTSGYLPLGAVLISERIAEFFRDRPFPGGLTYNSHPLCLAAAIATLQVYQEDRLIENARRMGEILARELARLKERHPSVGDVRSIGLFGVVELVKNRETREPLVPFNAQPREMGIMNRLKEFFLQNGLYTFIRWNTFFTNPPLCIREEELMEGLEIIDRGLEITDDAVA; the protein is encoded by the coding sequence ATGGCGGAGGCGTTCCTCGAGGCGGGGATGACGGCGGAGGAGATCGTGGCCCTCTGCCGGCAGTATACGATCTATGAGTGGTCCGCCCAGGGGATGGTGGATCCCATCCCGGTGGTGCGGGCGAAAGGGGTTTACTTCTGGGACGCCAGAGGGCGGCGCTATCTGGATTTCAACTCTCAGCTGATGAACGTGAACATCGGCCATGGCGACGAGCGGGTCATCCGGGCTATCCAGGAGCAGGCCGCCCGGCTTCCCTATGTGAACCCCTTCATGGCCACGGAGCCCCGTGCCCGGCTGGGCCGCATGCTGGCGGAGATCGCCCCCGGGGATCTGAAGAAGGTCTTCTTCACCCTGGGCGGGGCGGACGCCAATGAGAACGCTATCAAGATCGCCCGCCTCTACACCGGGCGTCACAAGATCATCGCTCGCTATCGCTCCTATCACGGGGCCACGGCGGGGGCCATCACCCTCACCGGCGACCCGCGGCGCTGGCCCGCCGAGCCCGGCATCCCCGGCGTCATCCACGTGATGGATCCCTACCGCTATCGATGCCGCTGGTGCATGCGCGAGGAGCGCTGCACTCTGGATTGTCTGAATCATGTGGAGGACGTCATTCAGTTCGAAGGCCCGCACACCATCGCCGCCGTCTTCATCGAGACGGTCACGGGGACCAATGGGATCATCATCCCGCCCGATGGGTATCTGGAGGGCTTGCGGATGCTCTGCGATCGCTACGGCATCCTGCTGATCTGCGACGAGGTGATGAGCGGCTTCGGGCGGACCGGAGAATGGTTCGCCGTGAACCACTGGAAGGTGGTTCCGGATTTGATGACGGTGGCCAAGGGCCTGACCTCGGGCTATCTGCCCCTGGGCGCGGTGCTGATCTCAGAGCGCATCGCTGAGTTCTTCCGGGATCGGCCTTTCCCGGGCGGGCTCACGTATAACTCTCACCCCCTCTGTCTGGCCGCGGCCATCGCCACCCTGCAGGTTTATCAGGAGGATCGCCTCATTGAGAACGCCCGGCGCATGGGGGAGATCCTGGCCCGGGAGCTTGCCCGGCTGAAGGAGCGCCATCCCAGCGTGGGGGACGTGCGCAGCATCGGCCTGTTCGGGGTGGTGGAGCTGGTCAAAAACCGCGAGACCCGCGAGCCCCTGGTCCCCTTCAACGCCCAGCCCCGTGAGATGGGGATCATGAACCGTTTGAAAGAGTTCTTCCTCCAGAACGGGCTCTACACCTTCATCCGCTGGAACACCTTCTTCACCAACCCTCCCCTCTGCATCCGGGAGGAGGAGCTGATGGAGGGGCTGGAGATCATCGATCGGGGGCTGGAGATCACGGACGACGCGGTCGCATAG